Sequence from the Rutidosis leptorrhynchoides isolate AG116_Rl617_1_P2 chromosome 3, CSIRO_AGI_Rlap_v1, whole genome shotgun sequence genome:
TACACGAATCTTCTTTAAAATAACATTATTACTTGAGTTTGTTATATTCAAGTTTTATTATCTAGTTACCGATTTTCCTTCAATACAATAACTGAAATTCGAAGAGCAATACCTGATTATCAGGATCTTTCATCAATTTAATGACTTCTGCAATAGCCAAATTACAAACATCACAGCTGTTTTGTGAAAGTTCCTGAGCATAAGCAACAACTTGTTTGCAAAGGTTGACTTTTCCACAAAAGTCTTCAGGTTTGATGGTTGAAAGCTCAAGGAAGAATAAAGGAGCATAATAATCTACTAAAATGATGCACTGCATACaacaaaaacatatatataaatttggCACTATTTGTCCACGAGTACTAATTCTTGTGAAATGTAGTGGCTTTTTATTTTTTGCATTATATTAACAACAGCTTAACAAGTTAATCACCAACTTATGTACAGTAATAAACAAGTATCACTGTTTTATATTCTTTTCCATGTAATCCCAATAAAGAAATTATATCACTATTACTGGCCCATCTAACGGAAGCCTGCTATTTACTTGCAATAAAGTTTCAAGCTTTAAGTATATTTTTGCAAAATTTATACTTAGTGTAACTTTTAATGAAGCAAAACCAAGAATTCTCAAAAACATGTACTTTGTTACAAAAGTTATGTGATTTGCTTGAGATCCAACTTTTGCAATAATTGAACTTAATAACCAAGATTCCacatattactcatagtgttttgCCTTCAACAGaacaaaatctttaataaatcttttGTAATGTATCGAACTATCAATAGACCCAATTCATTATACGAGCACAATTACTTTTTTACTAAGTAGATTCCACCCACTGGGTAGTTTTGTGTAAATGCAAGTAAACAGGGGTTACAAAAAATTTGCAGTGTTTGTATACTTAGAAATTTAACTATTGAATTTGTAGTGCACTCTTTTGAAAAAGTGTGAACATGTGATATAGTGATGCATACCTAAATTTTATTTTTGCATAAATGGTAGAAAAAGAAGTACAGTATAATTTATGTCATAACTGGCAAATTAAAAATTTTTGAACAACGGACCTGTTTCTCTAAAGATTGTAGCTTTGAGCAAGAATCATGAAGAACGGAGATAATTTCATGTTGGGTCTTATTTTGTTGAAGATAAATGAGTGCTTCATGAGTGTATTCTTCACACAATGTGCACAAATTGTCATTCTTAACCACATTTCCAAAATCTCCAAATCTTTTCTCGGCATTCGATTGCAATACTACATGAatagaaaatgcattgttttaaagTTGTACTAATATCTCAATATAATATGGAAGAAAAAAGTTGACAAAAAAACTTAAGTTACACCCAAACTTTAGATTTATATAATTTCAGATTAGTATAAGAATTAATCAGAAACATTGAATCATAGAATAACCAGTGTGATCAATAGTACCCTGCAATACTAAAATTACAAATTTTGTAAAGAAATATATAAAAGTTGATCAAGGGAATACCTGAAATTAACGACACCTTGTTTCTGAAGGTAGTGGTCAAATCGCGAGCATCGCATACCAAACTGGCAGCCAACAAGAATACGAAGATGAGCCCAATTCTTCCACCCATTGTGCCTGAAGCGAGTGCGATATCAGATCACGATAAAACTTGTACAGAATAAAATGGATAAAATAATGTATGAACTAAAACCTAATCTTATTAATCACAAGAAAGTTATCATACTGAATGGAAAAATCAAGATTTACCATTCATGTAGTGGTTAACGAGTTCTTGAAATACAGCTAAATATCATACACAAGTTTACATAAACAATAAAAAGTCTAAATATTTGTGAATCTATAAAAAACGATTATATATCTTAAGACAACCTTTACATATTATCATTTACTAACTGCTAAGAAAACCTTTACCTATTATCATTCACATAAATCACAGTTATGGTAAACACATATTTATACAGCCATATCAATATTATATACAGTACGGAGTATTAAATTAATAAAAAGTACAACTCCGAAATACtaatcttatatatacatataatttcaatcatataattataattattattatattattatattatttgagTATATCATTACACATATAAACAGAGTTTTGAATTTTTGATTTATCATAACAAGGTAATAAGCGTGTATATAAATTAGTTAAATTAGCAAATGAATTCATAGATAACATCAATTTACAAGCATCAAAACAAATTCAAATTTCAATATTGTATGAAACATAACGATCAAAACTTTAGTTATTAGTATTACTTTTGCATAAATATCAAACCTTTAAGCATAAGTCACAACACCAATAATAACCCATAATTCAGAATCAATCAATAAGAACGGGCGGAACTTAGTTATATTTGGAGGGGGTGTCCGCCCCCTccagatttgaaaaaaaaaaaaaatttacactaaaatttttttttttaacttaaaaataagattttttttagtgtttaccctccTGGCATTGAaacttttatttaatttttacattCGTCCCACCTGTgtccgggttcaagttccgccaccatGATTCTTAACCCAAAAACTAGCTAAACATACGAAAAAAATAACCCTAATTGCACTTCAAATCAATCACAAAATCAGCAAAATATACATGAAAACGTTAGTACTTTAAGTAACAAGCGTAGATTCGCCCCACCTGTgtccgggttcaagttccgccaccatGATTCTTAACCCAAAAACTAGCTAAACATACGAAAAAAATAACCCTAATTGCACTTCAAATCAATCACAAAATCAGCAAAATATACATGAAAACGTTAGTACTTTAAGTAACAAGCGTAGATTCGCCCCACCTGTgtccgggttcaagttccgccaccatGATTCTTAACCCAAAAACTAGCTAAACATACGAAAAAAATAACCCTAATTGCACTTCAAATCAATCACAAAATCAGCAAAATATACATGAAAACGTTAGTACTTTAAGTAACAAGCGTAGATTCGCCCCACCTGTgtccgggttcaagttccgccaccatGATTCTTAACCCAAAAACTAGCTAAACATACGAAAAAAATAACCCTAATTGCACTTCAAATCAATCACAAAATCAGCAAAATATACATGAAAACGTTAGTACTTTAAGTAACAAGCGTAGATGCAGATTCAAATAATGGGGAAAAGATGATAGATTGGTTATCATTCACATAAATCACAGTTATGGTAAACACATTTTAATAGCCATATCAATATTATACACGGAGTATTAAATTAATAAAAAGTACAACTCCGAAATACgaatcttatatatacatataatttcaatcatataataataataattaattattattattatattatttgagTATATCAATACACATATAAACAGAGTTTTGAATTTTTGATTTATCATAACCAGGTAATAAGCGTGTATATAAATTAGTAAAATTAGCAAATGAATTCATAGATAACATCAATTTCAATTTACAAGCATCAAAACAAATTCAAATTTCAATATTGTATGAAACATAACGATCAAAACTTTAGTTATTAGTATTACTTTTGAATAAATATCAAACCTTTTAGCATAAGTCACAACACCTATAATAAGAACCCACGATTCTTAACTCAAAAACTAGCTAAACATACGAAAAAAATAACCCTAATTGCACTTCAAATCAATCACAAAATCAGCAAAATATACATGAAAAATTTAGTACCTTGAGTAACAAACGTAGATACAGTTTCAAATAATGGGGAAAAGATGATAGATTGGTTAACAGAGTTTGTTGCGTTGAAGTAATTTTGCTTCCGcaaatagatatagatagatatagaaagTCTCCTCTAACAATTGTCATTCAGTTCTCAAGAATCTTGTTATAGTCCTTTATCTTATCTTATAGTATTGTTTATTTACGTCTTTCAACTTTCAGAGATTATCATATATGTTACTCACTATTTAGCTCAACGGTAATTTTTAAAAAAGGGCATATACTCGCATACCCTCACCACATATACAAATAGGGGTGAGCAACAAACCGCAAATCTGTATTAATCAAAAAAATCGAACCAAATTAACCGGAGCCAATGTATAACCCTTGAGTATGGTTAACAATTTTGAATTAACCGCATTTCGTGGTTTGATTATGGAAATGAAAGGTACCCACGCCATTTTAACCGCAACCACACCGTTTAGTACTCTACGTATGATTTTTTCTTTAAGAAGAGTGTTAatttgtcaaaataataaatctcaTAGACTCATGTGTAACATCAAATTTTTATATCTGGAAAAGATAACTGCAATCAATTATACTCCTCAATATGTCGTGAAATTCTTTTCAATTTGCTATAAATAAATACAACACAACATTATCGAATTAATCAATTACGCTATGCCTTCTTGGAGTACAACCCTAAATATATACAGAGCGACTAAGTTAGGGGATAAAAATTGTAATTTCACTATCGAGTTTCACTTTATTATAGCatctactgtgatgacccgtccaaattcacTTGGACgattacatcattcattgatttcatagtgaggttttgacctctatatgatacgttttgtaaacattgcattcttttgaaaaggcacaccataaatgaatatatataatccaaggttttcgacgtctgatgatttctacgtatagacaatcactgtatataatagtttacaatactacacctgttgacaatgcagtcaacataagatacatggtgatgattttgtgaatgcaaagttttcttgaataaagcatgtatgactccatgaacatagcttgtataacgtataagcaaacagcggaagacttctaggaacctgagaataaacatattaaaaagtgtcaacacaaaggttggtgagttcatagttttaatgttgcgcataatctgtatataaaggtgaatcacaagttttcagttgtttcatccagaaacgtttatcaaaatattctacgaaattgagcaccctggtaactaaacttaacgtatatataatttataccctttgtataatcatcttaataatacacgcaaaccaacgtgtacgcttctcaaatagcatacgtccgttaaaaggctagtgctctagctcggacggggatatcaagccctatggatccatatactactactcgcgcccgccagttcttataaccggcagttactagttaccaaagctaagggattttttggttcaaactcggtgtagaatttagtatgtacttgtatccattgcgtttaaaataaagtgcatgtattctcagcccaaaaatatagattgcaaaagcaattaaaaagggagcaaatgaaactcaccttagcagcacataaggtcattcatcaaaaagtgaccgtaactcggaatgcaagattaaccgtagatctcaacctagagaacatatgttggtcaatacatgtctaataaactatggtgggtcatagtgtatcacactgtagcattttggatactgtagtaattcgaaaatactgtagcaaattagtgttttacttgttcatcttaaacgttttagttcacttatctaaatatcaatcgaatcaacaaacgaatgttactatcgtttactaaataacttgaaattatatatatgcatatatatttatttaatatatacataaatcagtttttaaatacacattgcaagttatttataattaattttaataattaatatttcaacttattgtatgtatatatatatatatatatatatatatatatatatatatatccatttacaaatagatgttcatgaatcgtcggtcaatagtcaaaggttaactgaatatataacattagttcaaaaattttgagaatcaatattacagactttgcttatcgtgtcggaaacattaaattatttaaagataaagtttaaatttggtcagaaatttccgggttgtcacatctacCGATTTCGAGATATCTTCTGTATTGTGTGTAAAGGTAAATATGTTATTACAAGTATTttgttatttttctttttatccgtCTGCATTGGTTGAGTTTGGTGTAAAAATATGTTATCCTTAAACAGACTAACATAGTAGTTTGTATGTGTGTTAGGCATTTGACTTATCCGATAATTCTTTTGAAAAGCACCTATAATTTATCTTAATCAGGTTCATCTTAATGAACAATAAAAGAATATATACTAATCATATATTTAAGTGTTCATTTTCATATATTAGGCACAAATACATGATTCTTTTTTTCCCTATGGTTAACCAAATTAACCATTTTATAACCAATGGTTAAGCACTTTAACCGAATTAACCAAACCGTTATTAACCGAACCCAATGGTAAAAATTATTGATTAACCGCAATGTTAGTTATAGGTGTGATTTTCGTACATACCCGCCCCAAACCGGCCCATactaacccatatatatatatatatatatatatatatatatatatatatatatatatatatatatatatatgtatatgtatatatatatatgtatatatatatatatatgtatatatatatatatatatatatatatatatgtatatatatatgtatatatatataatcaagagggctCTTTTTTAGGGGAaagtaatttttttcatttttttcaaatttttttttaaacatcaagatcacataaaaatatgaacatttaaaaaagaaactttgtgatgaatgttattattttggtgggaaaacgcaAAGAGAAAAAAATGATGGCATTCACTGTaatgaatgttttgcttctgagtttgttttttagggtttaaaaattacggtttagaaattagggtatagaaattaggggttaaaaattagggtttagaaattaaggttttgggtttggaaattagggtttggggtttagaaattagagtttagattgaatttttaacacaaacggtttagagtttaggatttagggcttagggttttggATTTCgggaaccctaaaccctaaatcctaaactctaaatcgggctagatcttgaaaaaaacttcacatatgatGGAACATTCAGGATTAACATTACGCATGCTGCACGTTATcagttttttcttcgagcgttttcccgccaaaataataacatttatcataaagtgtcttttttaaatgttactATTTTCGCGTGCTCTTAATGTTGaacaaaaaatttcgaaaaaaaaattaaaaaataaattttaCTTACCCATTTCCCTCGAAAAAGTGCTTCCtgattatgactatatatatatatatatatatatatatatatatatatatatatatatatatatatatatatatatatatatatatatatatatatatatatatatatatatatatatatatatatatttcaggatTTGAACTCTCAAAGTCTCAATCTTATTATAGAAAAAACACAAGATACGACTAGGTGACTCTTTAATATTTCAACAGTGTTTATAATTGAGAATCTAACAATTTGCTTTTAAAAGGTTCAAAGACGGTGAAAATGTGTTTTATTATAAAAACTTACATGACCAAAAGTCTAATGCCGGAAAAGAAAATATGAACAATACTAAACGTAGCCCTTAGGGCTACGTTTAAGCATACCATAATTTGATTTATAAACTCTCTTTAATTAATTACAAAGTATAATTATTCCTTTTTTAATATCAACTTTCCTTATATAGTTTTGGCATTAATATTATTCATGGCAGGTTTGAATTATAAAAAGGAAATTATATTATTTATGGTATGCTTAAACGTAGCTTTAAGGGCTACGTTTATCATTTTCTAAAAAGtatttagtgataatgataatacggagtaataaacaTACTAAAATACCTGAAAATGATAGacaattattttgatataaatgttGATTTGTTTAGTTATTTCATTGAAATTTTTAACTATTTAAAAGAAAAGGTAAATTGCTATTAATAAATTGTTGTATTTAAAAGTTAATCACAAACGATTTGTGTTAGAATATTGCAAAATccgttttattttatacaatacatAGTAATATTTGTTGAAATAACCAATGAAGAAACTTGTAATGTTAGATAGTATGCTTGTGGACATTCATAATTTATCTTTATATCAGTATAAAAATTATATGGACATTTAGTATATTTTAATATGTTTACATATATACTTTTTTAAAGATCTCATTTTTTTATAAAAGTGAAAAGTTTTGAGATAACTTTTTTGTTATCTTTACTAATTAAAATGTAAGAATTGAAACCGGAAAAAAGATGGAGGGCCAAATTAGAAGCTTAAGAGCCAATGAGGGGTGGGTGGAATAAATAAGAGATATTCTTTTATTTAGCGATTATAAATTAGCCACGATAAACAAATGGGATAAATACAAAAGTATCATTATGTTATAAAAGTTaatttggatgttaattttattattattatagatattatatagtagattttttaagtataaatatgtgtgttatgagtttataaaacacacactaaatatattctctcatattctctcatattc
This genomic interval carries:
- the LOC139896461 gene encoding uncharacterized protein translates to MGGRIGLIFVFLLAASLVCDARDLTTTFRNKVSLISVLQSNAEKRFGDFGNVVKNDNLCTLCEEYTHEALIYLQQNKTQHEIISVLHDSCSKLQSLEKQCIILVDYYAPLFFLELSTIKPEDFCGKVNLCKQVVAYAQELSQNSCDVCNLAIAEVIKLMKDPDNQLTILELLLKQCKTVEKYLPKYKVLVFEYAPLILTNAEQFLEKEDICGKLHACDSYASNEKVSLVSDS